A region from the Mesorhizobium sp. J8 genome encodes:
- a CDS encoding DEAD/DEAH box helicase, producing the protein MTNENTLPSNDAGELSGFAALGIGGALLKATLAAGFTEPKPIQVQAIPPQLEGRDIFGIAQTGSGKTAAFALPILSKIIGLGTKRRPKTARALILAPTRELAVQIEDTIKLLAKGAHISTALVLGGVSRFSQVKKIAPGVDILIATPGRLTDLVREGDLILADTKWLVLDEGDRMLDMGFINDVKRIAKATASDRQTALFSATMPNEIAELAKGLLKDPVRIEVSPQSTTAAEIVQSVVLARTKQKRQVLSKMLADEAMRTVIVFSRTKHGADRVTKDLVRDGFEAAVIHGNKSQNARQKALNDFREGAVRILVATDIAARGIDVPGISHVVNFDLPDEAESYVHRIGRTGRNGRDGIAITLCDPSENAKLRQVERIIRMKLPVVADHLGSPDPQRDPKEKAERHFEPANDREHHGGRRDGRRPGNGGGKKHFAGKPSGERGPKPQGERPAAAQPNGQRKPDGFKRFKGNNKRRFGGKRPANRAA; encoded by the coding sequence TTGACCAACGAAAACACTCTCCCCAGCAACGACGCTGGGGAACTCTCCGGTTTCGCAGCCCTTGGCATCGGCGGCGCGCTGCTGAAGGCCACGCTTGCCGCGGGCTTCACCGAACCGAAGCCCATCCAGGTGCAGGCGATCCCGCCGCAGCTCGAAGGCCGCGACATCTTCGGCATCGCCCAGACCGGCTCCGGCAAGACGGCGGCCTTCGCGCTGCCGATCCTGTCGAAGATCATCGGCCTCGGCACCAAGCGCCGGCCGAAGACGGCGCGCGCGCTGATCCTGGCGCCGACGCGCGAGCTTGCCGTACAGATCGAGGACACCATCAAGCTGCTTGCCAAGGGCGCGCATATCTCGACCGCGCTGGTGCTCGGCGGCGTCTCGCGCTTCAGCCAGGTTAAGAAGATCGCGCCTGGCGTCGACATCCTGATCGCCACGCCCGGACGGCTGACCGACCTTGTGCGTGAAGGCGACCTCATCCTTGCCGACACCAAATGGCTCGTCCTCGACGAGGGCGACCGCATGCTCGACATGGGCTTCATCAACGACGTCAAGCGCATCGCCAAGGCGACCGCGTCGGATCGCCAGACGGCGCTGTTCTCGGCCACCATGCCGAACGAGATCGCCGAGCTCGCCAAGGGCCTGTTGAAGGATCCGGTCCGCATCGAGGTCTCGCCTCAGAGCACGACGGCGGCCGAGATCGTGCAGAGCGTGGTGCTTGCCCGCACCAAGCAGAAGCGCCAGGTACTGTCCAAGATGCTGGCCGACGAGGCGATGCGCACGGTGATCGTGTTCTCACGCACCAAGCACGGCGCCGACCGCGTCACCAAGGACCTTGTGCGCGACGGTTTCGAAGCCGCCGTCATCCACGGCAACAAGTCGCAGAACGCCCGCCAGAAGGCGCTCAACGATTTCCGCGAGGGCGCGGTCCGCATCCTGGTCGCCACCGATATCGCGGCGCGCGGCATCGACGTGCCTGGCATCAGCCATGTCGTGAATTTCGATCTGCCGGACGAAGCGGAAAGCTATGTCCACCGTATCGGCCGCACGGGTCGCAACGGCAGGGACGGCATCGCGATAACGCTGTGCGATCCTTCGGAGAATGCCAAGCTGCGGCAGGTCGAGCGCATCATCCGCATGAAGCTGCCGGTCGTTGCCGACCATCTCGGCAGCCCGGATCCGCAGCGCGACCCCAAGGAAAAGGCCGAGCGCCATTTCGAGCCGGCCAATGACCGCGAGCATCATGGCGGCCGTCGTGATGGCCGCCGCCCCGGCAATGGCGGTGGCAAGAAGCACTTTGCCGGCAAGCCCAGTGGCGAGCGCGGACCGAAACCGCAAGGCGAACGCCCGGCGGCCGCCCAGCCGAATGGCCAGCGCAAGCCTGACGGCTTCAAGCGCTTCAAGGGCAACAACAAGCGCCGCTTCGGCGGCAAGCGTCCGGCGAACCGGGCTGCTTGA
- a CDS encoding alpha/beta hydrolase — MGRRIVLAVLGLAVILVAGFFLGPRVPVDTTIRFNPSVIGDDPQAYLAREEAAVPNIRDGLDKEIIWANPLVHAKTPLAIVYIHGFSASKGEVRPLPDDVADELDANLFYTRLTGHGQDGAAMAQGSVNAWINDYEEALAIGRAIGDKVIVIATSTGGSLAAWAATQPGASDAVAAIAFISPNFGVKASGAELLTMPWGGQIAELVGGRERSFPARNALHEKFWTTKYPMKAVLPMAALTNLAYAAPVEQAKIPALFIFSDSDKVVRADRTREIAGRWGGPHELVPVDDTGDPDHHVIAGDVLSPQTTGFLTQRIVVWVKALMQQQARQ; from the coding sequence ATGGGGCGGCGGATCGTGCTGGCGGTGCTTGGCCTTGCAGTCATCCTGGTCGCCGGCTTCTTCCTTGGCCCGCGCGTGCCGGTCGATACCACAATCCGCTTTAATCCATCCGTGATCGGGGATGATCCGCAGGCCTATCTGGCGCGTGAAGAGGCTGCCGTGCCCAACATCCGCGACGGGCTCGACAAGGAGATCATCTGGGCGAATCCGCTGGTCCACGCCAAGACGCCTCTGGCCATCGTCTACATCCATGGCTTTTCCGCCTCGAAGGGCGAGGTTCGCCCGCTGCCGGACGACGTCGCGGACGAATTGGACGCCAATCTTTTCTACACGCGCCTGACCGGCCACGGCCAGGACGGCGCGGCGATGGCGCAAGGCAGCGTCAACGCCTGGATCAACGACTATGAGGAGGCCTTGGCCATAGGCCGCGCCATCGGCGACAAGGTGATCGTCATCGCAACCTCGACCGGTGGCTCGCTGGCGGCTTGGGCCGCAACGCAGCCGGGCGCATCCGACGCTGTCGCGGCCATCGCGTTCATTTCGCCGAATTTCGGCGTCAAGGCCTCCGGCGCCGAGTTGCTGACCATGCCCTGGGGCGGGCAGATCGCCGAGCTCGTCGGCGGCAGGGAGCGCAGCTTTCCCGCGCGCAATGCGCTGCACGAGAAATTCTGGACCACCAAATACCCGATGAAAGCGGTGCTGCCGATGGCGGCGCTGACCAATCTTGCCTATGCCGCGCCGGTCGAGCAGGCGAAGATCCCTGCCCTGTTCATCTTCTCGGATTCCGACAAGGTGGTACGGGCGGACCGTACGCGCGAGATCGCCGGGCGTTGGGGCGGCCCGCACGAACTGGTGCCGGTCGACGACACCGGCGATCCGGACCATCATGTCATCGCCGGCGATGTGCTGTCGCCGCAGACCACGGGTTTTCTAACCCAGCGTATCGTGGTGTGGGTGAAGGCGCTGATGCAGCAGCAGGCACGCCAGTGA